Proteins encoded by one window of Lates calcarifer isolate ASB-BC8 linkage group LG5, TLL_Latcal_v3, whole genome shotgun sequence:
- the si:ch73-109d9.3 gene encoding zinc finger protein Xfin, which translates to MSDLDTLIVTFQTQLSDVMETVVKTAMYEVTRLVEDGFLEEVKRRSQEVESLRMQLQWAEKKLSDQGGKEGGKTGRCVDCTKKDVELSTDTAEGESNKQQDDVLRGCEMKKEGDSVGGWTRSHRQEVISEIPQEADNSTATQSHERESQATEGEDVMPAVDVKQEEGNKPSCSSVHLGGWSDTLDGEAGLESHSTTEKTEAPPKQTQENSEELLRNIIKQGLQRSAAYVFPDKQEETQVAADSSHVSSLEMDTSWAGLMQNQRLGTEKDHDPTTTRGPIKRTELDLSDSVRAGVHAQVTPGRDQISSSGSPKARLQNSEALGVTVKQEVIIDSDGCEEREHMGKKEMPKSGMASFSCSVKQHRLSSEAHKQNHISHKATVQEVMKLHTKVGTGLRLQAAIQHLHRPVKRNPHVLSNSTTAALSIAHSQVVNLNPLNRIPSTSKAAPPPSLSVQRVHLGDKQAAALNRTGAPWVGIKSQHQSANSHHANPIPHPDSHTGPRHLLRCGQCGKCFPHPSNLKAHLQTHTGERPFCCTLCGRSFTKLSNLKAHRRVHTGERPYCCLACGKRFTQKCNLKRHQRIHLDV; encoded by the exons ATGTCGGACCTGGACACACTCATAGTCACCTTTCAGACTCAGCTCTCGGATGTGATGGAGACTGTGGTAAAGACAGCCATGTATGAAGTCACCAGGCTGGTGGAGGACGGCTTCTTGGAGGAGGTGAAGCGCAGAAGCCAAGAGGTGGAGTCTCTAAGGATGCAGCTGCAGTGGGCTGAAAAGAAATTAAGTGACCAAGGGGGGaaagaaggaggaaagacaggaagGTGTGTTGACTGTACCAAGAAGGACGTGGAACTGTCCACtgacacagcagagggagagtcTAATAAACAGCAGGATG ATGTGCTGAGGGGCtgtgagatgaaaaaagagGGTGATTCTGTTGGAGGATGGACAAGAAGCCACAGGCAAGAAGTCATATCAGAGATACCACAGGAGGCAGACAACTCTACAGCCACTCAGAGCCACGAAAGGGAATCACAG GCAACAGAAGGAGAGGATGTGATGCCTGCTGTTGATGTGAAGCAAGAAGAGGGTAATAAGCCTTCTTGTTCATCCGTACATTTGGGAGGGTGGAGCGATACTCTTGATG GTGAAGCGGGACTTGAATCACATAGCACTACTGAGAAGACAGAAGCACCACCAAAACAGACTCAAGAAAACAGTGAAGAATTATTGAGGAATATCATTAAGCAAGGCCTGCAGAGATCTGCTGCATATGTCTTTCctgacaaacaggaggaaacacaaGTGGCTGCAGATTCATCTCATGTCTCATCTTTGGAAATGGACACCAGTTGGGCTGGACTTATGCAGAATCAAAGACTTGGGACTGAAAAGGATCACGATCCAACCACAACTAGAGGACCTATAAAGCGAACAGAACTTGACCTGTCTGACTCTGTCAGAGCAGGTGTTCACGCTCAGGTTACCCCAGGCAGAGATCAGATTTCAAGCTCTGGATCCCCTAAAGCAAGACTGCAAAACAGTGAAGCATTGGGTGTGACAGTGAAGCAGGAGGTTATTATTGATTCTGATGGGTGTGAGGAACGTGAGCATatgggaaagaaagaaatgccaAAGTCTGGGATGGCATCTTTCTCATGCTCAGTGAAACAGCACAGGTTGAGTTCAgaagcacacaaacagaaccATATTTCCCATAAAGCCACTGTGCAGGAGGTTATGAAGCTGCATACCAAAGTGGGTACAGGTCTCAGATTGCAAGCCGCTATACAGCACCTCCACCGACCAGTGAAAAGAAACCCTCACGTGCTCTCAAACAGTACCACGGCAGCACTGTCTATAGCTCATTCTCAGGTTGTAAACTTAAATCCCCTCAACAGAATTCCCTCCACATCCAAAGCCGCTCCACCTCCTTCACTCTCAGTGCAGCGAGTTCATCTGGGTGACAAACAAGCTGCAGCACTCAATCGAACTGGTGCCCCATGGGTGGGCATCAAGTCCCAGCATCAGTCTGCAAACTCTCATCATGCCAACCCCATACCCCATCCAGACTCTCACACTGGCCCCAGGCACCTCCTGCGCTGTGGCCAGTGTGGGAAGTGCTTTCCCCACCCCAGCAACCTGAAGGCTCACCTGCAGACTCACACAGGTGAGCGGCCTTTCTGCTGCACTCTCTGTGGTCGCAGCTTCACCAAGCTGAGCAACCTTAAAGCCCACAGACGGGTTCACACTGGAGAGAGACCATACTGCTGCTTGGCTTGTGGCAAACGCTTCACCCAGAAATGTAACCTGAAGCGTCACCAGAGGATCCATCTGGATGTATGA
- the si:ch73-109d9.2 gene encoding zinc finger protein 13 isoform X2 has protein sequence MAESIVTFQSQLSGVMETVFKAAMYEITRLVEDSFLEEVTRCREQVESLKRRLKWSENRRKEREGDRRGRCIDCGRVGVSSEEKSRATEKSLKQERVQQEEINSSQGTDEETPDHEVEEAKPEAHSAMRATQSPGVQGEKFNRLLKDEGLRITPETNESQERWGVRLDDTSGLPGPSKRFSDQKIPKCQVNWEAGFDQRPEPGQHSGDPSEPLFQSRYGMEDLGDFDKTGYGDASMIEMGNLDGLQGSPSHLGEDLSYMGHYEGDVEAPEGAEHHAYQTGTSRNRTGPVGSPAGSPSRTNIDVSGEFSCLLINEEGYLQDPSILYPEHVSGDSGSRLGFRGQGIRIDPTLDNTENMYGTSNAYSDTLNLGERLQHQAAGRGGRRHICNQCAMSFPDSASLKAHKHTHKGNGQGPPYSCTQCGKTFTQACNLKVHQRIHSGQGLHLCSHCGKGFPSFSDLKTHKCGQTGDKPYCCTVCGNKFSRLWNLKLHRRIHTQEKPHRCTMCDKSFTRADILKVHQRTHTGERPYCCAVCGLSFKRLDHLKSHQRKHMTDL, from the exons ATGGCCGAGTCTATAGTAACGTTTCAGTCGCAACTTTCCGGTGTAATGGAAACGGTCTTCAAGGCTGCCATGTATGAGATCACCCGGCTGGTGGAGGATAGTTTTTTAGAGGAAGTAACAAGGTGCAGGGAGCAGGTCGAGTCCCTGAAGAGGCGGCTGAAGTGGTCGGAGAATCGACgcaaggaaagagagggagacaggagggGGAGGTGCATTGACTGCGGGAGAGTCGGGGTCTCCAGTGAGGAAAAATCCAGAGCTACAG AGAAAAGTCTGAAGCAAGAGAGAGTGCAGCAAGAAGAGATAAACAGCTCCCAGGGCACTGATGAAGAGACACCTGATCATGAAGTGGAAGAGGCAAAACCAGAGGCCCACAGTGCCATGAGAGCAACACAG TCTCCAGGTGTACAAGGTGAAAAGTTCAATAGACTGCTCAAGGACGAAGGCCTTCGCATCACACCAGAAACCAATGAGTCTCAAGAGAGATGGGGAGTCAGGTTGGATG ACACATCAGGTCTGCCAGGGCCCAGTAAACGTTTCAGTGACCAGAAGATTCCAAAGTGCCAAGTGAATTGGGAAGCTGGCTTTGACCAGAGGCCAGAACCAGGCCAACACTCAGGTGATCCATCTGAACCACTTTTCCAGAGCAGGTATGGCATGGAAGACTTGGGTGACTTTGATAAGACTGGCTACGGCGATGCCAGTATGATAGAAATGGGTAATTTAGATGGGTTACAAGGGTCACCATCTCACCTGGGCGAAGATCTGAGTTACATGGGGCACTATGAGGGGGATGTGGAAGCACCTGAAGGAGCTGAGCATCATGCATACCAAACAGGTACCTCACGGAATAGAACGGGTCCAGTTGGTTCACCTGCAGGCTCACCCTCAAGGACTAACATTGACGTAAGTGGAGAGTTTAGCTGTTTATTGATTAATGAAGAAGGGTATCTACAGGACCCGAGTATCTTGTACCCTGAACATGTGTCTGGTGACTCAGGCAGTAGATTGGGCTTCCGGGGCCAAGGCATTCGAATTGATCCAACTTTAGACAACACAGAGAATATGTATGGGACCTCAAATGCATACAGTGATACCTTAAACCTGGGAGAGAGGTTGCAGCACCaggcagcagggagaggagggaggagacacaTTTGTAATCAATGCGCCATGTCATTCCCTGATTCTGCCTCTCTCAAGgctcacaagcacacacataaaggCAACGGACAAGGGCCACCATACTCCTGCACCCAATGTGGAAAGACTTTTACTCAAGCCTGTAACCTCAAAGTCCACCAGAGGATTCATTCTGGACAGGGGCTCCACCTCTGCAGCCATTGTGGAAAAGGTTTCCCTTCTTTCTCTGATCTAAAGACACATAAATGTGGCCAAACAGGTGACAAACCTTACTGCTGCACTGTATGTGGGAATAAGTTCAGCCGTCTCTGGAATCTGAAGTTGCACCGGAGAattcacacacaggaaaaaccTCATCGGTGCACCATGTGTGATAAGAGCTTCACACGGGCGGACATATTGAAAGTTCACCAGCGTACCCACACAGGGGAAAGACCAtactgctgtgctgtttgtggCCTCAGCTTTAAACGCCTGGATCACCTGAAATCACATCAGCGCAAACACATGACAGACCTATAA
- the si:ch73-109d9.2 gene encoding zinc finger protein 13 isoform X1, translated as MAESIVTFQSQLSGVMETVFKAAMYEITRLVEDSFLEEVTRCREQVESLKRRLKWSENRRKEREGDRRGRCIDCGRVGVSSEEKSRATEKSLKQERVQQEEINSSQGTDEETPDHEVEEAKPEAHSAMRATQSPGVQGEKFNRLLKDEGLRITPETNESQERWGVRLDETDTSGLPGPSKRFSDQKIPKCQVNWEAGFDQRPEPGQHSGDPSEPLFQSRYGMEDLGDFDKTGYGDASMIEMGNLDGLQGSPSHLGEDLSYMGHYEGDVEAPEGAEHHAYQTGTSRNRTGPVGSPAGSPSRTNIDVSGEFSCLLINEEGYLQDPSILYPEHVSGDSGSRLGFRGQGIRIDPTLDNTENMYGTSNAYSDTLNLGERLQHQAAGRGGRRHICNQCAMSFPDSASLKAHKHTHKGNGQGPPYSCTQCGKTFTQACNLKVHQRIHSGQGLHLCSHCGKGFPSFSDLKTHKCGQTGDKPYCCTVCGNKFSRLWNLKLHRRIHTQEKPHRCTMCDKSFTRADILKVHQRTHTGERPYCCAVCGLSFKRLDHLKSHQRKHMTDL; from the exons ATGGCCGAGTCTATAGTAACGTTTCAGTCGCAACTTTCCGGTGTAATGGAAACGGTCTTCAAGGCTGCCATGTATGAGATCACCCGGCTGGTGGAGGATAGTTTTTTAGAGGAAGTAACAAGGTGCAGGGAGCAGGTCGAGTCCCTGAAGAGGCGGCTGAAGTGGTCGGAGAATCGACgcaaggaaagagagggagacaggagggGGAGGTGCATTGACTGCGGGAGAGTCGGGGTCTCCAGTGAGGAAAAATCCAGAGCTACAG AGAAAAGTCTGAAGCAAGAGAGAGTGCAGCAAGAAGAGATAAACAGCTCCCAGGGCACTGATGAAGAGACACCTGATCATGAAGTGGAAGAGGCAAAACCAGAGGCCCACAGTGCCATGAGAGCAACACAG TCTCCAGGTGTACAAGGTGAAAAGTTCAATAGACTGCTCAAGGACGAAGGCCTTCGCATCACACCAGAAACCAATGAGTCTCAAGAGAGATGGGGAGTCAGGTTGGATG AAACAGACACATCAGGTCTGCCAGGGCCCAGTAAACGTTTCAGTGACCAGAAGATTCCAAAGTGCCAAGTGAATTGGGAAGCTGGCTTTGACCAGAGGCCAGAACCAGGCCAACACTCAGGTGATCCATCTGAACCACTTTTCCAGAGCAGGTATGGCATGGAAGACTTGGGTGACTTTGATAAGACTGGCTACGGCGATGCCAGTATGATAGAAATGGGTAATTTAGATGGGTTACAAGGGTCACCATCTCACCTGGGCGAAGATCTGAGTTACATGGGGCACTATGAGGGGGATGTGGAAGCACCTGAAGGAGCTGAGCATCATGCATACCAAACAGGTACCTCACGGAATAGAACGGGTCCAGTTGGTTCACCTGCAGGCTCACCCTCAAGGACTAACATTGACGTAAGTGGAGAGTTTAGCTGTTTATTGATTAATGAAGAAGGGTATCTACAGGACCCGAGTATCTTGTACCCTGAACATGTGTCTGGTGACTCAGGCAGTAGATTGGGCTTCCGGGGCCAAGGCATTCGAATTGATCCAACTTTAGACAACACAGAGAATATGTATGGGACCTCAAATGCATACAGTGATACCTTAAACCTGGGAGAGAGGTTGCAGCACCaggcagcagggagaggagggaggagacacaTTTGTAATCAATGCGCCATGTCATTCCCTGATTCTGCCTCTCTCAAGgctcacaagcacacacataaaggCAACGGACAAGGGCCACCATACTCCTGCACCCAATGTGGAAAGACTTTTACTCAAGCCTGTAACCTCAAAGTCCACCAGAGGATTCATTCTGGACAGGGGCTCCACCTCTGCAGCCATTGTGGAAAAGGTTTCCCTTCTTTCTCTGATCTAAAGACACATAAATGTGGCCAAACAGGTGACAAACCTTACTGCTGCACTGTATGTGGGAATAAGTTCAGCCGTCTCTGGAATCTGAAGTTGCACCGGAGAattcacacacaggaaaaaccTCATCGGTGCACCATGTGTGATAAGAGCTTCACACGGGCGGACATATTGAAAGTTCACCAGCGTACCCACACAGGGGAAAGACCAtactgctgtgctgtttgtggCCTCAGCTTTAAACGCCTGGATCACCTGAAATCACATCAGCGCAAACACATGACAGACCTATAA